One part of the Archangium lipolyticum genome encodes these proteins:
- a CDS encoding protein kinase domain-containing protein, protein MDFLDRVFKLSGSLGPALEAGHENQATVTVSTLAQLIPLIAERLDGRRTVREVIRAIEPQATAEQIRDALKRLAEEGRIIEVTEGDARPTPGEALARSAGGAVLLSNDSETHTSPGGSTPGGNTAEAEPLPERLGPYKVLRRLGMGGMGVVYEAEDEARRQRVALKTMPRLTPAALYEFKKEFRSIANVAHRNVITLYELRVDGGTWFFTMERLQGQDFLHHVWGGAPPRPGEPLDPGVLERLRAALVQLAEGLSAVHTHGLLHLDIKPNNIIVEPGGRLVLLDFGVVLRYVPEERLPVGLRGTPRYLSPEQAQGRPLSAASDWYAVGVMLFEALTGTVPYDGGTLKEILRNRGQELAPRASSVNPTVPPELDDLCARLLSRNPADRPDAEEVLRLLAPAHARPAAPAEAVRLSLVGRDSHLRALEDAYQLSRKGPVYLHVRGPSGVGKSALVQSFLHGLRKRDEARVITGRCFEWESVPFKGFDAAVDELCRNIHLLPLDVQQELLDASTVETARLFPVLRSLPSLQEARATTETLEPSEQRRRAFQGLKNLLTRLSRTGPVVLFLDDVQWGDVDGARLMMELLAPPEPPPILFMTSCRSDEEARSPFLQELEALSRSQQLAFERRELEVGPLSLEDAAAFARTLGGEGMTSSRAETIAREANGHPFFVEQLVRYARDGGSREDQPLTLEQALQARVALLSEEARNILRVVAVAGRLPEQDLAVQAARVSHNGPGALAHLRSHCLIRTSGPRGNDLVEAYHDRIRESVVARLEPEVLRSVHAALAHTLEPREDINPGVLSHHFHGAGELDKARTYAVRAAEQSFESLAFDSAASHYRNALAWGGETSAQARELREKLARALFNAGRGPEAASWYLRATEGAPVQHQRELRRLAVEGYLIGGHTKEGIAILEPLLAEMGQRYPGSPAQAMLELLGRVAWMSLKGTDLQPRSPRELAPEELFAVDLCWSSGKGLATVHPMEGIVFFVRSLASALKLGDATRTGRVLGMLGASLINMGGSMGARGERFLTRAERLAEETKDPYLQGAVKVFRGMAETGQGGRWEVSRAHAEEGVRRLKERYAGVSWECALGVTTVAKVLERKGELAEMGVRVNAWMRDAIERGDLYEQAMLAYPLGLEKLAAGDPTGARELMAFHMRNWTSSYAIQHLYVMQLEVLCDLYEGRLDEAWRRYQGQKRDIERANLMRLAISRIEVLTLEGALRLMLAARNGSERANHLKESEQLARKLEQEVRADGKPHALMLRAGIAMVAGGQARAVALLDEAIASFTTVGMGQYVSYLRRRKGELTGDTALVAEADAWLARQGIREPGRWTDCHVPPLPRAS, encoded by the coding sequence ATGGACTTCCTCGATCGCGTCTTCAAGCTCTCGGGCTCTCTCGGGCCCGCCCTGGAGGCCGGGCACGAGAACCAGGCCACCGTCACCGTCTCCACGCTGGCCCAGCTCATCCCGCTCATCGCCGAGCGGCTGGACGGACGGCGCACCGTGCGCGAGGTCATCCGCGCCATCGAGCCGCAGGCCACGGCCGAGCAGATCCGCGATGCCCTCAAGCGCCTGGCGGAAGAGGGGCGCATCATCGAGGTGACGGAGGGCGACGCACGCCCCACGCCGGGCGAAGCCCTCGCGCGCTCCGCCGGCGGCGCCGTCCTGCTCTCCAACGACTCGGAGACACACACCTCGCCTGGAGGCTCCACCCCGGGCGGCAACACGGCGGAGGCCGAGCCCCTCCCGGAGCGGCTCGGTCCCTACAAGGTGCTGCGGCGGCTCGGGATGGGAGGCATGGGCGTCGTCTACGAGGCCGAGGACGAGGCGCGCCGCCAGCGGGTCGCGCTCAAGACGATGCCCCGGCTGACGCCCGCGGCCCTCTACGAGTTCAAGAAGGAGTTCCGCAGCATCGCCAACGTCGCCCACCGCAACGTCATCACGCTCTACGAGCTGAGGGTGGACGGCGGCACGTGGTTCTTCACCATGGAGCGGCTCCAGGGCCAGGACTTCCTGCACCACGTCTGGGGCGGGGCACCTCCGCGCCCGGGCGAGCCGCTCGACCCGGGGGTGCTGGAACGGCTGCGAGCCGCGCTGGTTCAGCTGGCCGAGGGGCTCTCCGCCGTGCACACCCACGGCCTGCTCCACCTCGACATCAAGCCGAACAACATCATCGTGGAGCCGGGCGGCCGGCTGGTGCTGCTCGATTTCGGCGTGGTGCTGCGCTACGTGCCCGAGGAGCGGCTCCCGGTGGGCCTGCGTGGAACCCCACGCTACCTGTCCCCGGAGCAGGCCCAGGGCCGGCCGCTCTCCGCGGCCTCGGACTGGTACGCGGTGGGCGTGATGCTCTTCGAGGCGCTCACCGGCACGGTTCCCTACGACGGTGGCACCCTCAAGGAAATCCTGCGCAACCGCGGCCAGGAGCTCGCCCCGCGCGCCTCCAGCGTCAACCCCACGGTGCCGCCGGAGCTCGATGACCTCTGCGCCCGGCTCCTCAGCCGCAACCCCGCCGACCGTCCCGACGCCGAGGAGGTGCTGCGCCTGCTGGCCCCCGCGCATGCCCGCCCGGCGGCACCGGCCGAGGCCGTGCGCCTGTCGCTCGTGGGCCGGGACTCGCACCTGCGGGCGCTCGAGGACGCCTACCAGCTTTCGCGGAAGGGCCCGGTGTACCTGCACGTGCGCGGCCCCTCCGGCGTGGGGAAGAGCGCGCTGGTGCAGTCCTTCCTCCACGGCCTCCGCAAGCGGGACGAGGCGCGCGTCATCACCGGCCGCTGCTTCGAGTGGGAGTCGGTCCCCTTCAAGGGCTTCGACGCGGCGGTGGACGAGCTGTGCCGCAACATCCACCTGCTCCCGCTGGACGTGCAGCAGGAGCTGCTGGACGCCTCCACCGTGGAGACGGCCCGCCTCTTCCCGGTGCTGCGCAGCCTCCCATCGCTCCAGGAGGCGCGTGCCACCACGGAGACGCTCGAGCCCTCCGAGCAGCGGCGGCGCGCCTTCCAGGGGTTGAAGAACCTCCTCACCCGGCTGAGCCGCACCGGCCCGGTGGTCCTCTTCCTGGACGACGTGCAGTGGGGAGACGTCGACGGCGCCCGGCTGATGATGGAGCTGCTCGCGCCTCCCGAGCCCCCACCCATCCTGTTCATGACGAGCTGCCGCTCGGACGAGGAGGCGCGCAGCCCCTTCCTCCAGGAGCTGGAGGCGCTGTCCCGCTCGCAGCAGCTCGCCTTCGAGCGGCGGGAGCTGGAAGTGGGGCCGCTCTCCCTCGAGGACGCGGCCGCGTTCGCCCGGACGCTCGGGGGCGAGGGCATGACGTCCTCCCGCGCCGAGACGATCGCCCGCGAGGCCAACGGCCACCCCTTCTTCGTGGAGCAGCTCGTCCGGTATGCACGGGACGGAGGCTCGCGTGAGGACCAGCCCCTGACCCTGGAGCAGGCGCTCCAGGCGCGCGTGGCGCTGCTGTCCGAGGAGGCCCGGAACATCCTCCGCGTGGTGGCCGTGGCCGGCCGGCTCCCGGAGCAGGACCTCGCCGTCCAAGCCGCGCGGGTGTCCCACAACGGCCCCGGCGCGCTCGCCCACCTGCGCTCCCACTGCCTCATCCGCACCAGCGGGCCCCGGGGGAACGACCTCGTCGAGGCCTACCACGATCGGATCCGCGAGAGCGTCGTGGCCCGGCTCGAGCCGGAGGTGCTGCGCTCGGTGCACGCGGCCCTGGCGCACACCCTGGAGCCGCGCGAGGACATCAACCCCGGCGTGCTCAGCCACCACTTCCACGGCGCGGGAGAGCTGGACAAGGCGCGGACGTACGCCGTGCGCGCCGCGGAGCAGTCCTTCGAGTCGCTCGCCTTCGACAGCGCCGCCTCGCACTACCGCAACGCCCTGGCCTGGGGTGGAGAGACCTCGGCACAGGCCCGCGAGCTGCGCGAGAAGCTGGCCCGCGCGCTCTTCAACGCCGGCCGCGGGCCCGAGGCGGCCTCGTGGTACCTGCGCGCGACCGAGGGCGCCCCCGTGCAACACCAGCGCGAGCTGCGCCGGCTGGCCGTCGAGGGCTATCTGATCGGCGGGCACACGAAAGAGGGCATCGCCATCCTCGAGCCGCTGCTGGCGGAGATGGGGCAGCGCTACCCGGGCTCGCCGGCCCAGGCGATGCTGGAGCTGCTGGGGCGGGTCGCCTGGATGTCGTTGAAGGGAACGGACCTCCAGCCGCGCTCCCCCCGGGAGCTGGCGCCGGAGGAGCTCTTCGCCGTCGACCTGTGCTGGTCCAGCGGCAAGGGGCTGGCGACGGTCCACCCGATGGAGGGCATCGTCTTCTTCGTCCGCAGCCTGGCCAGTGCCCTGAAGCTGGGGGACGCCACGCGCACCGGGCGGGTGCTGGGAATGCTGGGCGCCAGCCTCATCAACATGGGAGGAAGCATGGGCGCCCGTGGCGAGCGCTTCCTCACACGCGCGGAGCGGCTGGCCGAGGAGACGAAGGATCCGTACCTGCAAGGCGCGGTGAAGGTCTTCCGAGGCATGGCCGAGACGGGACAGGGTGGCCGATGGGAGGTCTCCCGGGCCCACGCCGAGGAGGGAGTGCGCCGCCTCAAGGAGCGCTACGCCGGGGTGAGCTGGGAATGCGCCCTGGGGGTGACCACCGTGGCGAAGGTGCTGGAGCGCAAGGGCGAGCTGGCCGAGATGGGCGTCCGGGTGAACGCCTGGATGCGCGACGCCATCGAGAGAGGAGACCTCTACGAGCAGGCGATGCTCGCCTACCCCCTGGGGCTGGAGAAGCTCGCGGCGGGAGACCCCACCGGCGCGCGCGAGCTGATGGCCTTCCACATGCGGAACTGGACCTCCAGCTACGCCATCCAGCACCTCTACGTGATGCAGCTGGAGGTGCTGTGCGATCTCTATGAGGGGCGGCTGGACGAGGCGTGGCGGCGCTACCAGGGGCAGAAGCGCGACATCGAACGGGCCAACCTGATGCGGCTGGCCATCTCGCGCATCGAAGTGCTCACCCTGGAAGGCGCGCTCCGGTTGATGCTGGCGGCGAGGAACGGCTCGGAGCGGGCCAATCACCTGAAGGAGAGCGAGCAGCTCGCCCGGAAGCTGGAGCAGGAGGTGCGCGCGGACGGCAAGCCGCACGCGTTGATGCTGCGCGCGGGGATCGCGATGGTGGCGGGCGGGCAGGCACGGGCGGTGGCGCTGCTGGACGAGGCCATCGCGAGCTTCACCACGGTCGGCATGGGCCAGTACGTCAGCTACCTGCGGCGCCGGAAGGGCGAGCTGACGGGCGACACGGCCCTGGTGGCCGAGGCGGATGCGTGGCTGGCGCGCCAGGGCATCCGGGAGCCGGGGCGCTGGACGGACTGCCACGTGCCGCCCCTGCCGCGCGCGTCCTAG
- a CDS encoding HTTM domain-containing protein — protein MDPASLVAYRVTFGLLMVIAVGRFFAYGWIHDHYLAPGVRFPFAGFEWIRPWPGVGMYLHFGLMGLGALGIAFGVAYRVSALTFLLTFTYAHLIDKTYYLNHYYFISLVGLLLVLLPLHRPGAARAWWLWLLRAQVGLVYVFGGVAKLKSDWLVHAQPMKIWLAASTDLPVLGRLFEQPWAPHAFSIAGAVFDLCVVPALLWRRTRWLAYVAVVGFHVLTRLLFPIGMFPWLMMAGALLFFPPDWPRRLASRILRRPVRAPEPRSPPAPLSKRAWVGPTLAAAFIGVQLAMPFRHLLYPGDVMWTEEGFRFSWNVMLMEKDGLAEFRVTEPGTGKRWVVSPREHLTPFQVRMMATQPDMLLTFAHHLARHFAERGHPDVEVRVDAFASLNGRPRQRLVDPNVNLAAVGPWDDLHGWVLPFRAVDPP, from the coding sequence GTGGATCCAGCCTCACTGGTGGCGTACCGGGTGACCTTCGGGCTGCTGATGGTCATCGCGGTGGGGCGCTTCTTCGCGTACGGGTGGATCCACGACCACTACCTGGCGCCGGGGGTGCGCTTCCCATTCGCGGGGTTCGAGTGGATCCGCCCGTGGCCAGGGGTGGGCATGTACCTCCACTTCGGGCTGATGGGGCTGGGAGCGCTGGGGATCGCGTTCGGGGTGGCGTACCGGGTGAGCGCGCTCACGTTCCTGCTCACCTTCACGTACGCGCACCTGATCGACAAGACGTACTACCTGAACCACTACTACTTCATCTCGCTGGTGGGGCTGCTGCTCGTGCTGCTGCCGTTGCACAGACCAGGTGCGGCGCGAGCGTGGTGGCTGTGGCTGCTCCGGGCGCAAGTGGGGCTCGTGTACGTCTTCGGGGGTGTGGCCAAGCTGAAGAGCGACTGGCTCGTCCACGCGCAGCCGATGAAGATCTGGCTCGCGGCGAGCACGGATCTGCCGGTGCTGGGCCGGCTCTTCGAGCAGCCCTGGGCGCCGCATGCCTTCAGCATCGCCGGAGCGGTGTTCGACCTGTGCGTGGTGCCCGCGCTGCTGTGGAGGCGCACGAGGTGGCTGGCGTACGTGGCGGTGGTGGGCTTCCACGTGCTCACACGGCTGCTCTTCCCCATCGGCATGTTCCCGTGGCTGATGATGGCGGGCGCCCTGCTCTTCTTCCCGCCCGACTGGCCGAGGCGGCTGGCGAGCCGCATCCTCCGCCGGCCGGTGCGAGCCCCCGAGCCGCGAAGCCCGCCAGCACCTCTCTCGAAACGAGCCTGGGTGGGGCCGACGCTGGCCGCGGCCTTCATCGGTGTGCAGCTCGCCATGCCCTTCCGGCACCTGCTCTACCCGGGTGACGTGATGTGGACGGAGGAGGGCTTCCGCTTCTCGTGGAACGTGATGCTGATGGAGAAGGACGGACTGGCGGAGTTCCGCGTGACGGAGCCGGGCACGGGGAAGCGCTGGGTGGTGTCGCCGAGGGAGCACCTCACGCCCTTCCAGGTGAGGATGATGGCCACGCAGCCGGACATGCTGCTGACGTTCGCGCACCACCTGGCGCGCCACTTCGCCGAGCGGGGACACCCGGACGTGGAGGTGCGCGTGGATGCCTTCGCGAGCCTCAATGGCCGGCCTCGGCAGAGGCTGGTGGACCCGAACGTGAACCTGGCGGCGGTGGGACCCTGGGACGACCTGCACGGCTGGGTGCTGCCCTTCCGGGCGGTGGATCCTCCCTGA
- a CDS encoding imelysin family protein, which yields MSPLIRRLIPAAVLLSLAVASCGDSQNTALRSAFLKELGNDVILPTYRDFDTRAEALAGALATLEATPTEATLTAAQSAWRAVRIPWSTQESFHVGPSEELHTGAAVDQVPSTTGIDSLLAGSTPLDENTVAELGANRKGMLAMEYVLFDAEGGNAAVLSRLTAQGNAGTRRRAYLKALGAVMNKDAKAVRGAWEPDQGNFIAQLSSAGNSGSKYATQKDAVDEVVNRLIASVETAELKLSKPLGFDTGGTIRPDQEETRRSDNTLKDLLDTLQGMERVWLGPNGDGGLSRVVAANNKALDETVRGDLAAVRTALEAIPPPLRTALYNHRESVESARAAIANLRATLTTEVVANLGVTLKFNDNDGD from the coding sequence GTGAGCCCCCTCATCCGCCGTCTCATCCCCGCCGCCGTCCTGCTGTCGCTCGCCGTGGCGAGCTGCGGTGATTCACAGAACACCGCCCTGCGCTCCGCGTTCCTGAAGGAGCTGGGCAACGACGTCATCCTCCCCACGTACCGGGACTTCGACACGCGCGCCGAGGCGCTGGCCGGGGCGCTCGCGACGCTGGAGGCCACGCCCACCGAGGCGACGCTCACCGCGGCCCAGTCGGCATGGCGGGCCGTTCGCATCCCGTGGTCGACGCAGGAGTCCTTCCACGTGGGCCCCTCGGAGGAGCTGCACACGGGAGCGGCGGTGGACCAGGTGCCCAGCACGACGGGCATCGACAGCCTGCTGGCGGGGAGCACGCCGCTGGACGAGAACACCGTGGCGGAGCTGGGAGCGAACCGCAAGGGCATGCTGGCGATGGAGTACGTGCTGTTCGACGCGGAGGGAGGCAACGCGGCGGTGCTCTCGCGGCTCACGGCACAGGGGAACGCGGGCACGAGACGCCGGGCGTACCTGAAGGCGCTCGGGGCGGTGATGAACAAGGACGCCAAGGCGGTGCGCGGCGCGTGGGAGCCCGACCAGGGAAACTTCATCGCGCAGCTCTCCAGCGCGGGGAACAGTGGCAGCAAGTACGCCACGCAGAAGGACGCGGTGGACGAGGTGGTCAACCGGCTCATCGCGAGCGTGGAGACGGCGGAGCTCAAGCTGTCGAAGCCGCTCGGGTTCGACACGGGAGGCACGATCCGCCCCGACCAGGAGGAGACGCGGCGCAGCGACAACACGCTGAAGGACCTGCTGGACACACTGCAGGGAATGGAGCGCGTGTGGCTGGGGCCGAACGGGGACGGAGGCCTGTCGCGGGTGGTGGCGGCCAACAACAAGGCGCTGGACGAGACGGTGCGCGGAGACCTGGCGGCGGTGCGCACAGCGCTGGAGGCCATTCCTCCTCCGCTGCGCACGGCCCTCTACAACCACCGGGAGTCAGTGGAGAGCGCTCGAGCGGCCATCGCCAACCTGCGAGCGACCCTCACCACGGAAGTGGTTGCCAACCTGGGCGTGACGCTCAAGTTCAACGACAACGATGGTGACTGA
- a CDS encoding di-heme oxidoreductase family protein — protein MRRTISLLLLLACACGEEEPEPGEELSGGSTTVHDTTRNAFTLAARNLQGERRDAFFVGNALFNRNWVTAPSSTEGLDGLGPIFNAPSCAGCHFKDGRGKPPTEPDEKPLSLLFRLSIPGQDAHGGPVGDATYGGQLQPQAILGVPAEGQVALTHTPREGRYADGTAYTLEEPHYTLVDLAFGPAHPELMMSPRVAPAMVGLGLLEAIPDSALEALADPDDKNGDGISGRINHVWDVEHGEARVGRFGWKANQPSLRQQNAGAFRGDIGITSELFPEEECTPAQQVCREAPSGGAPELDAHKLEQLTFYTRMLAVPARRDVDAPEVLRGRRLFRELDCAACHVPRFETGTVPDAPELSKQVIFPYTDLLLHDMGPELADDRPDYEATGREWRTPPLWGIGLVETVNRHTRFLHDGRARSLEEAILWHGGEAERSRERFRNLSATDRAALLRFLESL, from the coding sequence ATGCGGCGCACGATCAGTCTGCTGCTCCTCCTCGCCTGCGCCTGCGGTGAGGAAGAGCCGGAGCCGGGTGAGGAGCTGTCCGGCGGATCCACCACCGTCCACGACACCACGCGCAACGCCTTCACCCTGGCGGCGCGCAACCTCCAGGGCGAGCGGCGCGATGCCTTCTTCGTCGGCAACGCGCTCTTCAATCGCAACTGGGTGACGGCGCCCTCCTCCACCGAGGGCCTGGACGGACTGGGGCCCATCTTCAATGCCCCCTCGTGCGCCGGATGTCACTTCAAGGACGGGCGCGGCAAGCCCCCGACCGAGCCGGACGAGAAGCCGCTGTCGCTCCTCTTCCGGCTCAGCATCCCCGGGCAGGACGCTCACGGCGGCCCGGTCGGGGACGCGACCTACGGCGGTCAGCTCCAACCCCAGGCCATCCTCGGCGTGCCCGCCGAGGGGCAGGTGGCCCTCACGCACACCCCTCGCGAGGGCAGGTACGCGGACGGAACGGCGTACACGTTGGAGGAGCCGCACTACACGCTGGTGGACCTGGCCTTCGGCCCGGCGCACCCGGAGCTGATGATGAGCCCGCGCGTGGCACCGGCCATGGTGGGACTCGGCCTGCTGGAGGCCATCCCGGATTCGGCGCTGGAGGCGCTCGCGGATCCGGACGATAAGAACGGGGATGGCATCTCCGGCCGCATCAACCATGTCTGGGACGTGGAGCACGGTGAGGCCCGCGTGGGCCGCTTCGGCTGGAAGGCCAACCAGCCCTCGCTGCGTCAGCAGAACGCGGGAGCCTTCCGCGGGGACATCGGCATCACCTCGGAGCTGTTCCCCGAGGAGGAGTGCACTCCGGCGCAGCAGGTGTGCCGGGAAGCTCCCTCGGGTGGGGCGCCGGAGCTGGACGCGCACAAGCTGGAGCAGCTGACGTTCTACACGCGGATGCTGGCGGTGCCCGCGCGGCGGGACGTGGACGCGCCCGAGGTGCTGCGCGGCCGGAGGCTCTTCCGCGAGCTGGACTGCGCGGCGTGCCACGTGCCGCGCTTCGAGACGGGCACGGTGCCGGACGCACCGGAGCTGTCGAAGCAGGTCATCTTCCCGTACACGGACCTGCTGCTGCACGACATGGGACCGGAGCTGGCCGACGACCGCCCGGACTACGAGGCCACGGGCCGTGAGTGGCGCACACCGCCGTTGTGGGGTATCGGGCTGGTGGAGACGGTGAACCGTCACACGCGCTTCCTGCACGATGGCCGCGCCCGCTCGCTGGAAGAGGCCATTCTCTGGCACGGTGGAGAGGCCGAGCGCTCGCGGGAGCGCTTCCGCAACCTGTCCGCCACTGATCGCGCGGCGCTGCTGCGCTTCCTGGAGTCGCTGTGA
- a CDS encoding imelysin family protein, which yields MKKQGWMALVAGALVSMGCGEEPLEEARARPVVERYAALVNENYTDAVAKARALQTAVNVFVADPTEAKLTAARSAWLASRPAYGQSEPFRFYGGPIDDEDTGPEGRINAWPLDEAYIDAVEGAPAAGIINATDSYAQLDEELLKSLNERDGETNIATGYHAIEFLLWGQDQSETGPGNRPASDFVDGGTAPNAARRRTYLKLATDLLVKDLESVQAQWAPGGDNYAKRFVALDVEEAVQRILTGMGSLSGAELSGERMTVAYDNKDQEDEHSCFSDSTLADLYANAVGIQNVYLGRYGGQDGAGLDELVAQVDPALDRKMKEQLQASLDAIQAIPGPFDQAILGADNSPGRQKVKAAVEALKAQTETLVDVATALGIELNLE from the coding sequence ATGAAGAAGCAGGGTTGGATGGCACTGGTGGCGGGAGCGCTGGTCTCCATGGGCTGTGGTGAGGAGCCGCTGGAGGAGGCGCGGGCGCGGCCGGTGGTGGAGCGCTACGCGGCGCTGGTGAACGAGAACTACACGGATGCGGTGGCGAAGGCGCGGGCGCTGCAGACGGCGGTGAACGTGTTCGTGGCGGACCCCACGGAGGCGAAGCTGACGGCGGCGCGCAGCGCGTGGCTGGCGTCACGGCCCGCCTACGGCCAGAGCGAGCCCTTCCGCTTCTACGGCGGCCCCATCGACGACGAGGACACCGGCCCCGAGGGGCGCATCAACGCTTGGCCGCTGGACGAGGCCTATATCGACGCGGTGGAGGGCGCGCCGGCGGCGGGCATCATCAACGCCACGGACAGCTACGCGCAGCTCGACGAGGAGCTGCTCAAGTCGCTCAACGAGCGGGACGGTGAGACGAACATCGCCACCGGCTACCACGCCATCGAGTTCCTCCTCTGGGGCCAGGACCAGAGCGAGACGGGCCCGGGCAACCGTCCGGCCTCGGACTTCGTGGACGGGGGCACGGCGCCCAACGCCGCGCGCCGCCGCACGTATCTGAAGCTCGCGACGGACCTGCTGGTGAAGGACCTCGAGTCCGTGCAGGCCCAGTGGGCTCCGGGCGGGGACAACTACGCGAAGCGGTTCGTGGCGCTGGACGTGGAGGAGGCCGTGCAGCGCATCCTCACCGGCATGGGCAGCCTGAGCGGCGCCGAGCTGTCCGGCGAGCGGATGACGGTGGCCTACGACAACAAGGACCAGGAGGACGAGCACTCCTGCTTCAGCGACAGCACGCTGGCGGACCTGTACGCCAACGCGGTCGGCATCCAGAACGTGTACCTGGGGCGCTACGGCGGCCAGGATGGCGCGGGCCTGGACGAGCTGGTGGCCCAGGTGGATCCGGCGCTGGACAGGAAGATGAAGGAGCAGCTGCAGGCCAGCCTGGACGCCATCCAGGCGATTCCCGGCCCGTTCGACCAGGCCATCCTCGGCGCGGACAATAGCCCGGGCCGTCAGAAGGTGAAGGCAGCCGTCGAGGCGCTGAAGGCGCAGACGGAGACGCTCGTCGACGTGGCCACCGCGCTCGGCATCGAGCTCAACCTGGAGTGA